A stretch of DNA from Gemmatimonadaceae bacterium:
CGCGCTTGACGGTTTCCGCCGAAACGCCGAGCACCACTGCGGTTTCCTCGACACTCAGCCCCATGAATGCCCGCAACTCGACGACCTGAGCCTTGCGCGCGTCAACTGCTTCCATCTTCCGCAGCGCCTCATCGAGGGGCAGCAGATCATCGGCTGGATTGGTTCCGGCGGCTTCCGCCTCGTCCAGCGACACTGGCCGCATGCCGTGGCCCCGTTTGTCTGCGGCACGGGCCCGAGCGGAATCGACCATAATCCGCCGCATGAGGCGCACCGCCACGGCGAGCGGCATCGGGCGAACTGTGGGGAGCACGAACCCAGCTTCGCAGATCAGCAATCGCAATGGCCACCGCCGGCGACATGGCTGCGCCATCCCCCAGAACTGGCGAGCGCGCCCGCTCTGGGCGTAGTCTGATCGGCACCCACACGCGAAGCAGAGGCCCAGATAATGGCTGCGCCACTCGGAAGCTGTCAATGACATTGAGACACCAAGGTCGTAGTAATTAGAGTAGCGCTGCGGTCGATGGGCAGGACGGCGAAAGGTTCATCGGGGTCGTGAATCAGGTCGACCCTGAGGTCGTCCGAGATGACGATCGTCGTTCCTGGGGCATCCTGAGCGCCCGTTTGCTTCGCGGGCGGGTTGATCCACACCGCGTGCGGCAAATCGGCTGGTTGTGGCCGGCCCTTGACGAAGCGCTCGGGATGCGCCACGTATGCGGTCGCGAGCACCTGCTGGCGATGCGCGCGGACCGTAGCGGCTTGGCCGAAAT
This window harbors:
- a CDS encoding ECF-type sigma factor, whose protein sequence is MPLAVAVRLMRRIMVDSARARAADKRGHGMRPVSLDEAEAAGTNPADDLLPLDEALRKMEAVDARKAQVVELRAFMGLSVEETAVVLGVSAETVKR